The genome window GGGAATAACAAGGCAATCGGGGCGCAGCGTCGGTCGATGCGCTCCGCCGGGGGGAAGAAAGTCATCGCACGCCGCATCGCCTTCATCAACGAGAAGGGGGGCAGCTGCAAGACGACGCTGGTGTCGAGCGTCGGGGACTACCTGGCGCGCGAGCGTGGCAAGCGGGTTCTGCTGATCGACCTCGACGCGCAGGGCCAGCTCGGCAAGGTGCTCGGCGTCGACGTCGGTGCGGCGCGTCGCACTGCGCTGAACCTCCTGCTCGACTCGCTGCTCGGCGAGGACACGCGCCCCGCGCTGCCGATCATGCGCGCGCGCCACCCCAATCTGGACATCATCCCTTCGAACAAGTCGCTCGCGCTCTTCCCGCAGGAGGCGGCCGCGTACCGGGGCGAGGAGAATCATTGCCTGCGCGACGCGCTGGAGCGCGCGCCCGCGTACGACTTCGTGCTCTTCGACGC of Deltaproteobacteria bacterium contains these proteins:
- a CDS encoding ParA family protein, with product MRSAGGKKVIARRIAFINEKGGSCKTTLVSSVGDYLARERGKRVLLIDLDAQGQLGKVLGVDVGAARRTALNLLLDSLLGEDTRPALPIMRARHPNLDIIPSNKSLALFPQEAAAYRGEENHCLRDALERAPAYDFVLFDAPPSFGVVTLNALLAASEIVLPVPLTYLALDGAAELVRTVEMVRTRFAHPALEISLVVPTFHRNTRMAAEILEKLRLHFPKQIAQTVLGYSVLIDEAQSRAKTIFEYAPRSTAARWMAAVADELIAREPTRVRS